One genomic region from Arthrobacter sp. YN encodes:
- a CDS encoding AAA family ATPase translates to MSSQPNSYTDSNSQHAGGVPPQQDVPHQGLPQQAAPQGGDPSGNGHRSAPEDPARQSLLNVRAEVGKAVVGQDPTVTGMLIALLCGGHVLLEGVPGVAKTLLVRALSTALSLDTKRVQFTPDLMPGDVTGSLVYDSHSSEFTFREGPVFTNIMLADEINRTPPKTQASLLEAMEERQVSVDGVSRPLPSPFIVAATQNPVEYEGTYPLPEAQLDRFLLKLTMPLPGRAEEIEVIRRHASGFDPRNLAAAGVRPVAGAAELSAAQAAVAQVAVAPEILAYIVDVVRATRSAPSFQLGVSPRGATALLNTSKAWAWLSGRTFVTPDDVKALSLPCLRHRVGLRPEAQMDGIQVDDVLGSILASVPVPR, encoded by the coding sequence ATGAGCAGCCAGCCGAACAGCTACACAGACAGCAACAGCCAACACGCCGGTGGTGTCCCGCCCCAGCAGGATGTCCCGCACCAAGGCTTGCCGCAGCAGGCTGCGCCGCAAGGAGGCGATCCCTCAGGAAACGGGCACCGCTCTGCGCCGGAGGACCCCGCGCGGCAGTCGCTGTTGAACGTCCGCGCCGAAGTGGGCAAAGCCGTAGTAGGCCAGGATCCCACCGTCACCGGTATGCTCATCGCGCTCCTCTGCGGGGGCCACGTCCTCTTGGAGGGTGTCCCAGGCGTGGCCAAGACCCTGCTGGTGAGGGCGCTTTCCACTGCTTTGAGCCTGGATACCAAGCGTGTCCAGTTCACCCCCGACCTCATGCCGGGTGACGTCACAGGATCGTTGGTCTACGATTCCCACTCGTCGGAGTTCACTTTCCGTGAAGGCCCCGTCTTCACCAACATCATGCTCGCGGACGAAATCAACCGCACCCCTCCAAAGACCCAGGCGTCCCTCCTGGAAGCCATGGAAGAGCGCCAGGTTTCCGTGGATGGCGTCTCCCGCCCACTGCCGAGCCCGTTCATCGTCGCGGCGACGCAGAACCCGGTGGAGTATGAAGGCACCTATCCCCTCCCCGAGGCCCAACTTGACCGGTTCCTCCTCAAACTGACCATGCCTTTGCCCGGAAGGGCCGAAGAAATCGAGGTCATCCGGCGCCACGCAAGCGGCTTCGATCCGAGGAACCTCGCCGCCGCCGGTGTGCGTCCGGTGGCCGGCGCCGCTGAGCTTTCCGCCGCCCAGGCCGCAGTAGCCCAGGTAGCGGTGGCCCCGGAAATCCTGGCGTACATTGTTGACGTTGTCCGTGCCACCCGGTCCGCTCCGTCCTTCCAACTCGGTGTCTCCCCCCGTGGTGCCACAGCGCTGCTCAATACGTCCAAGGCCTGGGCTTGGCTGTCCGGACGGACCTTCGTTACCCCGGACGACGTCAAGGCTTTGTCGTTGCCATGCCTGCGGCACCGTGTTGGCCTTCGACCAGAAGCCCAGATGGACGGCATCCAGGTGGATGATGTCCTGGGCAGCATCCTGGCGTCCGTTCCGGTGCCGCGGTGA
- a CDS encoding DUF58 domain-containing protein, whose protein sequence is MAITGRFVVLGLAGLIPLVLFPAWSTVLSVTVGLLLLLVLDLLLAASPARLGLDRQHPGNVTLEGQVETVVTVANPTRRTLRAKVRDAWQPSAGAVDNEQSLVVPPGERRRMRVALVPRRRGDLESPHVTIRSQGPLGLAARQRTRVLPGHLRVLPPFHSKRHLPSKLRKLRELDGRAAVQIRGAGTEFDSLRDYVRGDDVRSIDWRATARRTSVVVRTWRPERDRRVVIVLDTSRTAAARIEDEPRLDTGIEAALLLSVLAERGGDRVDFLAYDRRLRARVESASKSNMLGQLVQAMAPLEAELIELDWQQIPGQVRAVSAHRSLVVLLTALDGGAPEEGLLPTVAQLSRQHVVVVASVRDPLLAAMKEERTTARQVFRAAAAERALLERAAVTAQLRQLGAEVVDAEPLDVPPLLADTYIRLKAAGRL, encoded by the coding sequence ATGGCCATTACGGGTCGTTTCGTGGTGCTTGGCCTGGCCGGCCTCATTCCGCTGGTGCTGTTTCCCGCTTGGAGCACAGTCCTGTCCGTCACCGTGGGTTTGTTGCTGTTGCTGGTCCTTGACCTGCTGCTGGCTGCGTCACCGGCACGTCTCGGCCTGGACCGCCAGCACCCGGGAAACGTGACGCTGGAGGGCCAGGTGGAGACAGTGGTGACTGTTGCCAACCCCACCCGGCGGACGCTGCGGGCGAAAGTCAGGGATGCGTGGCAGCCCTCTGCCGGTGCCGTCGATAATGAGCAGTCCCTGGTTGTTCCCCCGGGCGAGCGGCGACGCATGAGGGTGGCCTTGGTTCCCCGGCGCCGCGGTGACCTGGAAAGCCCCCACGTCACCATCAGGTCCCAGGGACCACTCGGGCTGGCCGCCAGGCAGCGCACGCGTGTGCTTCCCGGGCATCTGAGGGTCCTGCCCCCTTTCCACTCCAAACGCCATCTGCCGTCCAAGCTCCGGAAGCTCCGGGAACTTGACGGCAGGGCCGCCGTGCAGATCCGCGGAGCCGGAACGGAATTCGATTCCCTTCGCGATTACGTGCGGGGTGATGACGTCCGCTCCATCGACTGGCGGGCCACGGCGCGCCGCACCTCCGTGGTGGTGCGCACTTGGCGCCCCGAACGCGACAGACGCGTGGTCATTGTCCTGGATACATCCCGCACCGCTGCCGCCCGGATCGAGGACGAACCCCGACTCGATACCGGCATTGAAGCGGCGTTGCTGCTCTCCGTGCTGGCCGAACGCGGAGGGGACCGGGTTGACTTCCTCGCGTACGACCGCAGATTGCGTGCCCGGGTCGAGTCGGCCTCCAAAAGCAACATGCTTGGCCAACTGGTCCAGGCCATGGCCCCGTTGGAGGCAGAACTGATTGAGTTGGACTGGCAACAAATTCCTGGACAGGTGAGGGCAGTCTCGGCGCACCGGTCGCTGGTGGTGCTGTTGACAGCGCTCGACGGCGGTGCCCCCGAAGAGGGCCTCCTCCCCACGGTGGCGCAATTGTCCCGCCAACATGTGGTGGTGGTGGCATCAGTCAGGGATCCCCTGCTCGCGGCCATGAAGGAGGAAAGGACTACGGCAAGGCAGGTATTCCGGGCCGCAGCGGCCGAACGCGCCCTGTTGGAACGCGCTGCGGTCACAGCCCAGTTGCGGCAGCTGGGCGCCGAAGTGGTGGATGCCGAACCACTTGACGTCCCACCCCTGCTTGCCGACACCTATATCCGGCTCAAAGCGGCCGGAAGACTCTAG
- a CDS encoding DUF4166 domain-containing protein yields MNAPIYQLALGNDFTKLTPELQEYFSLAAGSGSYGIGEGVFDVVGCRQKWLRPLLALTGGEEAFFPEYGEGIRFRIENHAHVDPFGRPALTARREIYFPSKTRLFHDTTSAIVPGPGQGNSKQRARLVDHVGRYRRLVTDLDVSVTSEGRLRGVSNASRLLLGPLRIPLPAALDARAYAEQWWDSAQGKHRIQVKVIQPQIGLVLVYAGRFDYRLAPYLPGAATGTTLPRYAEPEHWERRI; encoded by the coding sequence ATGAATGCACCCATTTACCAGCTGGCACTCGGCAATGACTTCACCAAGCTGACTCCCGAGCTTCAGGAGTACTTTTCGCTGGCAGCGGGTTCCGGCTCCTATGGGATAGGCGAAGGCGTCTTTGACGTAGTGGGCTGCCGGCAGAAATGGTTGCGGCCCCTGCTTGCCCTCACGGGCGGTGAGGAAGCGTTCTTTCCTGAATACGGCGAAGGCATCCGGTTCAGGATCGAGAACCATGCGCATGTGGATCCCTTTGGACGACCAGCCCTTACAGCACGGCGGGAGATCTACTTCCCCTCAAAGACGAGGCTGTTCCACGATACAACGAGTGCCATAGTGCCCGGTCCCGGACAGGGCAACAGCAAGCAGCGGGCCCGTCTGGTGGACCACGTGGGACGGTATCGGCGGCTGGTGACGGATCTGGATGTCAGCGTCACCTCCGAAGGCAGGCTTCGTGGTGTTTCCAACGCGAGCCGACTGCTCCTGGGGCCTTTGCGCATTCCGTTGCCAGCGGCCCTGGACGCACGCGCCTACGCAGAGCAATGGTGGGACAGTGCCCAGGGCAAACACCGCATCCAGGTCAAGGTTATCCAGCCGCAGATTGGCTTGGTACTGGTCTATGCCGGACGCTTCGATTACCGGTTGGCCCCGTATCTGCCGGGAGCCGCCACTGGTACGACGCTCCCGCGCTACGCGGAACCGGAGCACTGGGAACGGCGAATCTGA
- a CDS encoding chorismate mutase — translation MTEQNNALPDDADSFNPAASSLAGQVDRAVMDELLSIRSSIDNIDATLVFLLAERFKATQKVGILKATHKLPAGDPGRESAQIARLRRLAEDAHLDPAFAEKFLNFIISEVIRHHEAIAEDHQISRRQA, via the coding sequence ATGACCGAGCAGAACAATGCCCTTCCCGATGACGCCGATTCCTTCAACCCGGCAGCGAGTTCCCTGGCCGGCCAAGTGGACCGCGCCGTCATGGATGAGTTGCTGTCCATCCGGTCCAGCATCGACAACATCGACGCCACCCTTGTCTTCCTGCTCGCTGAGCGTTTCAAAGCCACCCAGAAGGTAGGCATCCTCAAAGCCACGCACAAGCTTCCAGCCGGAGACCCGGGCCGGGAATCAGCGCAGATTGCCCGCCTCCGCCGGCTCGCCGAGGATGCGCACCTGGATCCAGCGTTTGCCGAGAAATTCCTGAACTTCATCATCAGCGAAGTGATCCGCCACCACGAGGCAATCGCCGAGGATCACCAGATTTCACGCCGGCAGGCTTGA
- a CDS encoding dipeptide ABC transporter ATP-binding protein, whose product MTTNLGHVPDQAGSGRPVLTIDRLQVTFATDGGDVHAVKDVSLDVKAGEVVAIVGESGSGKTVTAKTILGLLPETAISSGAVLINGNNVISVSKSTLRKIRGRDVAMVFQEPSTALNPVFTVGWQIAEGIRAHATDGKHVSAKEAKQRATEALRKVGIPDPETRVNYYPHQFSGGQKQRVVIAAALALNPGLIVADEPTTALDVTVQAEILQLLRDLRDNYGTSIVLITHNMGVVADLADRVVVMYQGDVVEEAPSRVLFAEPREEYTKKLLAAVPHLGRHSASEGARARLHQDGRVLVEAKNLTIEYPGRFGRHGFKAVDNVSFTVSENEVFGLVGESGSGKSTIGRAIAGLNRVTGGSLKVLGYEMLDFKERSFRPLRKEIGFVFQDPAASFNPHLTIGECVAEPLMIHTKPSAAEARKKVGELLESVQLPASYAQRYPHELSGGQRQRASLARSLALNPRLLIADEPTSALDVSVQAKVLDLFKDIQEQFGFAALFISHDLAVVDMLSHWVGVLYKGQLVEQGIGNHVMGSPRHDYTKRLIASLPVPDPDEQARRREAHRALLGG is encoded by the coding sequence ATGACAACCAACCTTGGACATGTTCCGGACCAGGCCGGCAGCGGCCGGCCCGTCCTCACCATCGACCGGCTCCAAGTCACCTTCGCCACCGACGGCGGGGACGTCCACGCCGTCAAGGATGTCAGCCTTGACGTGAAAGCCGGCGAGGTCGTTGCGATCGTGGGGGAGTCGGGATCCGGAAAGACCGTAACCGCCAAGACCATCCTGGGCCTGCTTCCTGAAACGGCCATCAGTTCCGGGGCTGTGTTGATCAACGGCAACAATGTGATCAGCGTCAGCAAATCCACGCTGCGCAAGATCCGTGGCCGCGATGTTGCCATGGTGTTCCAGGAGCCGTCCACCGCGTTGAATCCGGTCTTCACTGTCGGCTGGCAGATCGCCGAAGGCATCCGGGCACACGCAACGGACGGCAAACACGTCTCGGCCAAAGAGGCCAAGCAGCGGGCCACCGAGGCATTGCGCAAGGTGGGCATCCCGGACCCCGAAACGCGGGTCAACTATTACCCGCATCAGTTCTCCGGCGGCCAGAAACAACGTGTGGTCATCGCGGCCGCACTTGCCCTGAACCCGGGCCTGATTGTGGCCGACGAGCCGACCACTGCCCTGGACGTCACCGTCCAGGCGGAAATCCTGCAACTCCTCCGGGATCTGCGGGACAACTACGGCACCTCGATTGTCCTTATCACCCACAACATGGGCGTGGTGGCCGACTTGGCGGACCGGGTGGTGGTCATGTACCAGGGAGACGTAGTGGAGGAGGCCCCTTCCCGGGTGCTCTTCGCGGAACCACGGGAGGAGTACACCAAGAAGCTGCTGGCCGCCGTTCCGCATCTGGGACGCCATTCAGCCTCCGAAGGTGCCCGGGCCCGGCTTCATCAGGACGGCAGGGTTTTGGTGGAAGCGAAGAACCTCACCATCGAATATCCCGGCAGGTTCGGGCGCCACGGCTTCAAGGCGGTGGACAACGTCAGCTTTACGGTCTCGGAGAACGAGGTCTTCGGCCTGGTGGGCGAGTCGGGTTCCGGCAAGTCCACCATCGGCCGTGCCATTGCGGGCCTGAACCGCGTGACGGGTGGCAGCTTGAAGGTCCTTGGCTACGAGATGCTGGACTTCAAGGAACGCTCCTTCCGCCCGCTCCGAAAGGAGATCGGTTTCGTCTTCCAGGACCCGGCGGCGTCGTTCAACCCGCATCTGACCATTGGTGAGTGCGTCGCCGAGCCCCTGATGATCCACACCAAGCCGAGCGCGGCTGAGGCGAGGAAAAAGGTAGGCGAGCTGCTCGAGTCAGTCCAGCTGCCGGCGTCGTACGCGCAACGCTATCCGCATGAGCTGTCCGGCGGACAGCGGCAGCGCGCTTCCCTGGCGAGGTCGCTGGCGCTGAACCCGCGTCTCCTGATCGCCGACGAACCGACGTCCGCCCTGGACGTTTCGGTGCAGGCGAAAGTCCTGGACCTGTTCAAGGACATCCAGGAGCAGTTCGGCTTTGCAGCGCTCTTCATCAGCCACGACCTCGCCGTGGTGGACATGTTGTCCCACTGGGTGGGCGTGCTCTACAAGGGGCAACTGGTGGAGCAGGGGATCGGCAACCACGTGATGGGATCACCCCGGCACGATTACACCAAGAGGCTCATCGCGTCCCTGCCGGTGCCGGACCCTGACGAACAGGCACGACGGCGGGAGGCCCACCGCGCGCTGTTGGGCGGCTAG
- a CDS encoding ABC transporter permease has product MSTPALTAPKQPFFSRLPVVSHFKKSVGLQRGMLIVGLVLTGLLILTSIFAPLLAPYGYSQLSDASGSFPTQEAPGAKHLLGTTVSGYDVLSRVVWGSQTAVTVIVVSVAMSIFLGVALGLLSGYFGGWLDRILVVVADAIYAFPTLLLAIVISIVISRGQSSFWGGIFSCAFSITVVFVPQYFRVIRAETIRLKAEPFVESAKVLGASSMRIIGRHIFKNATRTLPLMFTLNASEAILTLAGLGFLGFGIEPTSAAEWGFDLNKALADTSSGIWWTGVFPGIAIVLTVLGLTLVGESINDLNDPRIRGRKRAGGTPAAPTPATPAAPTAASTPAETGKP; this is encoded by the coding sequence CAAGAAGAGTGTCGGCCTCCAACGTGGCATGTTGATAGTGGGCCTCGTCCTGACCGGACTATTGATCCTCACCAGTATCTTCGCGCCACTGCTTGCACCCTACGGCTACTCACAACTCAGCGATGCTTCCGGTTCCTTCCCCACCCAGGAAGCGCCGGGCGCCAAGCACCTGCTCGGAACCACCGTCAGCGGCTATGACGTCCTGTCCCGTGTTGTCTGGGGATCCCAGACCGCTGTCACAGTCATTGTTGTGTCAGTCGCCATGTCGATTTTCCTTGGCGTTGCCCTGGGCTTGCTCAGCGGCTACTTCGGCGGCTGGCTGGACCGGATCCTGGTGGTGGTGGCAGATGCCATCTACGCTTTCCCCACCTTGCTCCTGGCCATTGTCATCTCGATCGTCATCAGCCGGGGTCAGTCCAGCTTCTGGGGTGGCATCTTCTCCTGCGCTTTCTCCATCACCGTTGTCTTCGTGCCGCAGTACTTCAGGGTGATCCGGGCAGAGACCATCCGGCTGAAAGCTGAACCGTTCGTCGAGTCGGCCAAGGTGCTGGGGGCTTCCAGCATGCGCATTATCGGGCGTCACATCTTCAAGAACGCCACGCGGACCCTGCCGCTCATGTTCACCCTCAACGCATCCGAGGCGATCCTCACCCTCGCGGGGCTGGGCTTCCTGGGCTTCGGCATTGAACCTACCTCTGCTGCTGAATGGGGTTTTGACCTGAACAAGGCGCTGGCTGATACCTCGTCCGGGATTTGGTGGACCGGTGTCTTCCCCGGTATTGCCATTGTGCTCACCGTCTTGGGCCTGACCTTGGTCGGCGAGAGCATCAACGACCTCAACGACCCCCGGATCCGTGGACGCAAGCGGGCGGGCGGGACGCCGGCAGCACCAACCCCGGCAACCCCCGCAGCACCAACAGCAGCGTCTACGCCGGCAGAAACAGGTAAGCCATGA